The genomic stretch CACCACACCGGGCGCCTTGAACCCATCGGCCGCCACACTCCGGATACCCCGGCTTTCAAGCAGTTCACGTACCCTCGCACCCAGTTCGATCTGTTCGGCGCGAACCTTCTCCAGGCCATAGGCTTCGGTTTCCTGCATCACATCGCGCAGCTTGACCAGTGCATCGGTCGGCATCGTGGCGTGATACGCATGCGCGCCGCCTTCGTAAGCCTCCATGATCTGCAGCCACTTCTTGAGGTCGCAGGCAAAGCTGGTGCTGGCCGTATTCTCGATGCGCTCGCGCGCCAGCTTGCTGAACATGACCATCGCGCAGCACGGCGATGCCGTCCAGCCCTTCTGCGGCGCGCTGATCAGAATATCCACACCGGTTTCGGCCATATCGACCCACATGGCACCGGATGCGATGCAGTCGAGCACGAAGAGGCCGCCCTCCGCATGGACGGCGTCGGCCACCGCCTTGAGGTAATCGTCCGGCAGGATCATGCCGGACGAGGTTTCGACATGCGGCGCAAACACGACGTCAGGTTTGTGCTGACGGATCGCGGCGACCACATCCTCGACCGGCACCGGCGCAAAAGGCGCCTGCGGGCCGGAGTTCACCGGGCGGGCCTTGAGCACGACAGCGGTCTCGGGAATGCGACCCATGTCGAAGATCTGCGTCCAGCGGTAGCTGAACCAGCCATTACGGATCACCAGCGCACGCTTGCCGGTGGCGAACTGACGGGCCACGGCTTCCATGCCGAAAGTGCCGCTACCTGGCACGATTGCCACGGCATCGGCATTGTAGGCGCGCTTGAGCATGGCCGACAGGTCGCGCATGACGCCCTGGAAAGCCTTGGACATGTGGTTGAGCGCGCGGTCGGTGTAGACCACCGAGTATTCGAGCAGGCCGTCGGGATCGACGTTATTTAGCAAAGCGGGCATCGTGCCTCCTTATTGATATCCTGGCCGCCCGGTGGCACACGGGCCCTGCCGGGGCGGGTGAAATGCGGTCATTGCAACTGCCGTTAGCCGATGATTGTAACCACTCCTGTCGCAGCCGTGGTTTCAACCTCTACGCGACCTCAGCCGATCATGGATCTGGCAGCGAGCCCCAGCAGCGCACAGCCCGCAATGACGTGGATCACGTTCATCCTGAAGCGGAACAGTGCCAGCGTGGCGACAAGCGCAATCAGCGCCGAGGGCCAGTCGAACGCGCCCTCGAAGCCGGCCGGCCACAGCACGTGATAGCCGAAGAAGAGCGCGAGGTTCAGGATCACCCCCACGACCGCTGCGGTAATCGCGGTGAGCGGCGCGGTGAACTTCAGGTCGTCATGGGTGGATTCCACCAGCGGCCCGCCCGCCAGGATGAAGAGAAAGGAGGGCAAAAAGGTGAACCAGGTCACCAGCGCCGCGGCCACGGCGCCCGCCAGAAAGCGCGTTTCGGGGCCGAACAGCTCAGCGACGTAGCCGCCGACGAAGCCGACGAAGGCGACCACCATGATCAGCGGACCGGGCGTGGTTTCGCCCAGGGCAAGGCCGTCGATCATCTGCGTCGGACTCAGCCAGCCGTAGTGCCCGACCGCCCCCTGATACACATAGGGCAGCACCGCATACGCGCCGCCGAAGGTCAGCAGGGCCGCCTTGGTGAAGAACCAACCCATCTGCGTGAGCGTGTCATTCCAGCCGAAGGACGCCGTCAGCAGCCCCATCGGCACCACCCACAGCAAGGCGCCACAGGTGAGCACCATCGCCAGCCGGCGCCAGCTGAAACGGGCGTGCGCAGGTGTCGGCGTGTCATCGCCGATCAGCGCAGCGGTGGCCGGGCTTGCCGCGCCTGCATGCCCGCCACCTGCGCTGAACCGGGCCGGGGCAATGCGCCCACCGATGAAGCCCGCCAGCGCCGCGCCAGCCACAATGGCGGGAAACGGCAGATGCAAGGCAAAGATGGCGACGAAGGACGCCCCCGCGATTCCCCACAAGGCCGAGTTCTTCAGCGCGCGCGAACCGATGCGGTGCGCGGCCTGCAGCACGATCGCGGTCACGGCAGGCTTGATGCCGTAAAACAGGCCGGCCACCAGGGGCACATTGCCGAAAGCGATGTAGATCCAGGACAGCCCGATCAGAATGAACAGCGAAGGCAGCACGAACAGCGCGCCGGCCATGACTCCGCCCCAGGTCCGGTGCAGCAGCCAGCCGATGTAGGTCGCCAACTGCTGGGCCTCGGGGCCGGGCAGCAGCATGCAGTAGTTGAGCGCATGCAGGAAGCGCTTCTCGCTGATCCAGCGCCGGCGCTCGACCAGCTCGGCGTGCATGATCGAGATCTGCCCGGCGGGACCACCAAAGCTGATGAAGCCGAGCCTGAGCCAGAACAGGAAGGCCTCACCCAGGCTGACGCTGGCGGGCGGCTCGCAATCAGTTACCGGCACAGCCGCGGAAGCACGATCGGACATCATCGCTCGACAAATCACTGAAAGGCGGCGAGCTTAGCGTGCACAGGCTTCAATCAATAGCGTTTCAGGACCGTGGCATGAGCGCGCGCGCAACACCGGGCAGGAACTCGCCGCCCGCCAGAGGCTCTACCCACTTTCCCCCAGGGCGTCTTCCTCATGCGCAATCAAGCACTCTGCACGCTCCTGCTCGCATGCGCTGCCATCAGCGGCGTCCCCACGGTTGCGGCAGCGCCCGCCGCCCCTGTCGGTGAGCGCGCGCCCGGCTGCATTGGACCGGCCACCTGGGCCGCCCCCCAGGCCAGCGGCATCCGTGCCACGCCCGGACCCGCAACCGTGGCCTCGATGGCACTGCGGGATGTGGTCCTGCTCGGCGAACAACACGACAACGCCGACCACCATCGCTGGCAGCTGCAGACCCTCGCAGCCCTGCACGCCCAGCGCCCGGACATGGTGATCGGATTCGAGATGTTTCCCCGCCGCCTGCAGTCGGTGCTGGATCAGTGGGTCGGGGGCAGCCTGAGCGAAGCACGCTTTCTTGAACTGAGCGAGTGGGAGACGATCTGGCGCATGCCGGCCGAACTCTACATGCCGCTGTTCCAGTTCGCGCGCCTCAACCGTATCCCGATGGTGGCGCTCAATGTCGAGCCGCAACTGATCCGCGACACCTCTGCGGGCGGCTGGGCGTCTGTACCGGAATCAAAGCGCGAGGGCGTTGGCCGGGCAGCTGCGGCCCCGCCCGCCTATGTGGAGGAGCTGTTCGAGGTGCACAAGGCACATGCGGACATGCGAGGCCAGATGCGCGGACACGGCACTGGCGGCGCACGGGGCGCGGCCGGCCGCAACGACCCTGCCTTCCGCAACTTCGTCGAGGCGCAGCAGGTATGGGACCGCGCAATGGCCGAGGCACTTGCGAGCCGCTCGCGCGCCACCGCCGACGACGGCAGCAAGCCCCTTGTGGTCGGCATCATGGGCGGCGGACACATCCGGGGCGGGCACGGCGTGCCCCACCAGCTGCGGGATCTCGGCATCGACAACATCGGCACGCTGCTGCCGATCGCGGCCTCGACCCCCTGCAACGACATCCCCGGCGGCCTCGCCGACGCGGTATTCGCCATTCCCGAGCAGACGCTCGACGCCCCACCGCCGCCCCGCCTGGGTGTCGGGCTCGAGGCCCACCGCGAAGGCGTGAGGGTTGCCACGGTATCGCCGGCCAGTCTCGCCGAGCGCTCGGGCTTTGTCGCCAGTGACATCATCATCGAAGCCGCGGGCGAGAAGACGCCAACGCTGGGTAAGTTGATCGCCACCATTCGCACGCAGCCTGCCGGCACCTGGCTGCCGATGACGGTGAAGCGCGGCGGTGAAACCCTGGAGCTGGTTGTGCGGTTTCCGGCGAAGTCATGACGGCAGCGCTCGCCTGCGTGCTGCGGACGGGAGCCTGGCTCCGGGCCTTGTTGCTCGCGTTCGTCGTGCTGCATTCAGGCCTCGCCAGCGCAGAGGCGGAAGACCGGCTGCCCTCGATCGCCCTGAAACTTAGCCTCAACCCCGACACCCGTGCCTTCGACGCCGTGGCCGAGATCCGGCCGCAGTCGGCAGACTTCAGTTTCGCGCTGCATCAGTCGCTCAGCGTCACCTCGGCCAGTGTCGACGGCCGTCCGCTTCGCGTCGAGCCGGGCGGGCGCCGGGGCGAGATCCGGGGCTGGCGCGTCGTCCTGCCGGCTACCGGGACACTGCAGCTGCACTATGGCGGGACCCTGCCGGCGCTCGACGCGCGACTCGATCACCGCGACGTCCTTCAACGCCTGATGCCTGCTGCCTCGGCTGCCGGCAGCTTCCTGCCCGCCGGCAGCGGCTGGTACCCGCACCCCGGCGCCATGTTCACCTACCGGGTCGAGCTGTCCGTGCCAGCCACACAGCGTGCGCTCGTGGCCGGCAGCCTGATTTCCGAAACGCTGCCTCTGCGCGACGACGACCGCTACCGCGCAAGTTTCGAGTTTGCCCACCCTGCAGACGGAATCGACCTGATGGCCGGTCCCTGGCGAATCAGGGAGCAGCAGGTGCCACGCACCGACGCCAGCCCATTGCGGCTGCGCACCTACTTTCCCGCCGACCTTGACGCGATCGACGGCCTGCCAGCCGCCTATCTTGACGACACCCGGCGCTACATCGAGCGCTACAGCCAGGCCATCGGCCCCTACCCGTTCGACGGCTTCTCCATCGTGGCCAGCCCACTGCCCACCGGCTTCGGCATGCCCACGCTCACCTACATGGGCGCGCAGGTGCTAAAGCTGCCCTTCATCCGCGCTACCTCACTCGGTCACGAGGTCCTGCACAGCTGGTGGGGCAACGGCGTGTTCGTCGATTATCAGCGCGGCAACTGGTCCGAAGGCCTCACCACCTTCATGGCCGATCATGCCTACAAGGAAGAGGAATCCGCCGATGCCGCGAGCGCAATGCGCATGGGCTGGTTGCGCGACTTCGCCGCCACCCCCGAAGCGGACCAGCCCACGCTGGCCTCGTTTCGCTCGCGCACGCATGGCGCGGCCGCAGTGGTGGGCTACGGCAAGTCGGCGATGCTGTTCCTGATGCTGCGCGACCTCATCGGCGAAGAGGCCTTCAAGCGTGGCATCCAGCTGTTCTGGACACAGCACCGCTTCAGGGTGGCAGATTGGGACGCGCTTCGCAGCAGCTTCGAGACCGCCTCGGGGCGATCACTAGCGACCTTCTTCGAGCA from Parazoarcus communis encodes the following:
- a CDS encoding aminotransferase class V-fold PLP-dependent enzyme, with the protein product MPALLNNVDPDGLLEYSVVYTDRALNHMSKAFQGVMRDLSAMLKRAYNADAVAIVPGSGTFGMEAVARQFATGKRALVIRNGWFSYRWTQIFDMGRIPETAVVLKARPVNSGPQAPFAPVPVEDVVAAIRQHKPDVVFAPHVETSSGMILPDDYLKAVADAVHAEGGLFVLDCIASGAMWVDMAETGVDILISAPQKGWTASPCCAMVMFSKLARERIENTASTSFACDLKKWLQIMEAYEGGAHAYHATMPTDALVKLRDVMQETEAYGLEKVRAEQIELGARVRELLESRGIRSVAADGFKAPGVVVSYTEDDGIRTGSKFAAVGVQSAAGVPLQCDEPADFKTFRLGLFGLDKLHNVERTVASLQQALDQLQ
- the chrA gene encoding chromate efflux transporter, which codes for MSDRASAAVPVTDCEPPASVSLGEAFLFWLRLGFISFGGPAGQISIMHAELVERRRWISEKRFLHALNYCMLLPGPEAQQLATYIGWLLHRTWGGVMAGALFVLPSLFILIGLSWIYIAFGNVPLVAGLFYGIKPAVTAIVLQAAHRIGSRALKNSALWGIAGASFVAIFALHLPFPAIVAGAALAGFIGGRIAPARFSAGGGHAGAASPATAALIGDDTPTPAHARFSWRRLAMVLTCGALLWVVPMGLLTASFGWNDTLTQMGWFFTKAALLTFGGAYAVLPYVYQGAVGHYGWLSPTQMIDGLALGETTPGPLIMVVAFVGFVGGYVAELFGPETRFLAGAVAAALVTWFTFLPSFLFILAGGPLVESTHDDLKFTAPLTAITAAVVGVILNLALFFGYHVLWPAGFEGAFDWPSALIALVATLALFRFRMNVIHVIAGCALLGLAARSMIG
- a CDS encoding ChaN family lipoprotein, with the protein product MRNQALCTLLLACAAISGVPTVAAAPAAPVGERAPGCIGPATWAAPQASGIRATPGPATVASMALRDVVLLGEQHDNADHHRWQLQTLAALHAQRPDMVIGFEMFPRRLQSVLDQWVGGSLSEARFLELSEWETIWRMPAELYMPLFQFARLNRIPMVALNVEPQLIRDTSAGGWASVPESKREGVGRAAAAPPAYVEELFEVHKAHADMRGQMRGHGTGGARGAAGRNDPAFRNFVEAQQVWDRAMAEALASRSRATADDGSKPLVVGIMGGGHIRGGHGVPHQLRDLGIDNIGTLLPIAASTPCNDIPGGLADAVFAIPEQTLDAPPPPRLGVGLEAHREGVRVATVSPASLAERSGFVASDIIIEAAGEKTPTLGKLIATIRTQPAGTWLPMTVKRGGETLELVVRFPAKS
- a CDS encoding M1 family metallopeptidase gives rise to the protein MTAALACVLRTGAWLRALLLAFVVLHSGLASAEAEDRLPSIALKLSLNPDTRAFDAVAEIRPQSADFSFALHQSLSVTSASVDGRPLRVEPGGRRGEIRGWRVVLPATGTLQLHYGGTLPALDARLDHRDVLQRLMPAASAAGSFLPAGSGWYPHPGAMFTYRVELSVPATQRALVAGSLISETLPLRDDDRYRASFEFAHPADGIDLMAGPWRIREQQVPRTDASPLRLRTYFPADLDAIDGLPAAYLDDTRRYIERYSQAIGPYPFDGFSIVASPLPTGFGMPTLTYMGAQVLKLPFIRATSLGHEVLHSWWGNGVFVDYQRGNWSEGLTTFMADHAYKEEESADAASAMRMGWLRDFAATPEADQPTLASFRSRTHGAAAVVGYGKSAMLFLMLRDLIGEEAFKRGIQLFWTQHRFRVADWDALRSSFETASGRSLATFFEQWLTRPGGPALTLDTASATQHGSSVRLTLELSQSSPAYALEVPLSLSYADHHETRRVSLDQRRQRLTLELPALPERVALDPELRLWRVLSANQLPPILRQWISARSPRLIIADNQGGPDASGFTVSAQALADAVFENPARRTSIADLKTGTAPVLLIGRHAAVDAALATAGLPPRPDSPGARGSAQVWTTADQAHAPLAIVSVADTDALRALLRPLPHYGARSWLVFDGRRAIEQGVWPASGMEVPVRTGH